From Rhodovastum atsumiense, a single genomic window includes:
- a CDS encoding putative bifunctional diguanylate cyclase/phosphodiesterase, protein MSEEQRVQLLAPLLDHVASLILAHLASVLLGCIGVARIEAAWPAWFLAGNLILILARLLTLRRLQRLRASPAGGRPRDMLAASRPYFAVGLVWVGLNGLFGSLCLLGSEDEVMRLLAIAQAFGIAGGTASRAAGTPRYALLQIVGWLLPVVAGTAISGPDYWGITLLALLYAAVLDLIVRRHFRHMLALIAAERAKDALAGRLAVALGNMKQGLALYDAAGRLQLVNRRFHEAFGLAPDDLVPGMTEAEVTARCGVPGQDAPAAPGPGSGPGRPEGRLATHDGRVVALACEALEDGGWVVTCEDVTGRCRDEARIAHMARHDSLTGLPNRALFAERMEQAVARLGGGEPFVLLYLDLDGFKAVNDTLGHATGDRLLCLVAGRISACLREADTVARLGGDEFAILMPGVKCPAATELIAHLLIRVIGLPCGIDGRQLVVGASIGAAFAPAGAASPDSLMRQADMALYRAKESGRGCYRRFEPEMERRLRVRQSLEADLRGALGRGEFELHYQPIVSLTTPPEVCFEALLRWRRPGRDLVPPGSFISVLEETGLIAPVGAWALRTACADAAGWPASVRVAVNVSPAQFRSGTLVAEVEAALAESRLPAARLDLEITEAAILTDDAAILATLHRLRASGIRVALDDFGTGYSSLSYLRHFPLDKLKIDRSFVVGLDSSHASASIVRAIVTLARSLGLVSIAEGVETPEQLHHLRRLGCDEIQGHLFAAPRPNEEVPAMLRRIHEYTLLETWIHLSRPYGRAQE, encoded by the coding sequence TTGTCCGAAGAGCAGCGGGTGCAACTGCTGGCACCGCTGCTGGACCATGTCGCCTCGCTGATCCTCGCCCATCTCGCCTCCGTCCTGCTCGGCTGCATCGGGGTGGCCCGGATCGAGGCGGCCTGGCCGGCATGGTTCCTTGCCGGCAATCTCATCCTGATCCTCGCCCGGCTGCTGACGCTGCGGCGGCTGCAGCGGTTGCGGGCGAGCCCCGCGGGTGGCCGCCCGCGCGACATGCTGGCGGCCAGCCGCCCTTATTTCGCCGTCGGCCTGGTGTGGGTCGGCCTCAACGGCCTGTTCGGCAGCCTGTGCCTGCTGGGCTCCGAGGACGAGGTGATGCGGCTGCTTGCGATCGCGCAGGCCTTCGGCATCGCCGGCGGCACTGCCTCGCGCGCCGCCGGCACGCCGCGCTACGCGTTGCTGCAGATCGTTGGATGGCTGCTGCCGGTGGTCGCGGGCACCGCCATCTCCGGCCCGGACTACTGGGGCATCACCCTGCTTGCGCTGCTCTACGCCGCCGTGCTCGATCTCATCGTCCGGAGGCATTTCCGGCACATGCTCGCCCTGATCGCCGCCGAGCGCGCCAAGGACGCGCTGGCGGGGCGGCTGGCGGTGGCGCTCGGCAACATGAAGCAGGGACTGGCGCTGTACGACGCCGCAGGGCGGCTGCAACTGGTCAACCGCCGCTTCCACGAGGCCTTCGGCCTGGCCCCGGACGACCTCGTCCCCGGCATGACCGAAGCCGAGGTAACCGCGCGCTGCGGCGTGCCCGGGCAGGACGCGCCGGCCGCCCCCGGACCAGGATCCGGGCCCGGCCGGCCCGAGGGCCGGCTGGCCACGCATGACGGCCGCGTCGTCGCCCTGGCGTGCGAGGCGCTGGAGGATGGCGGCTGGGTGGTGACCTGCGAGGACGTCACCGGACGCTGCCGCGACGAGGCCCGCATCGCCCACATGGCGCGCCACGACAGCCTCACCGGCCTGCCCAACCGCGCCCTGTTCGCCGAGCGCATGGAACAGGCGGTGGCGCGGCTTGGTGGGGGCGAGCCCTTCGTGCTGCTGTATCTCGACCTCGACGGGTTCAAGGCGGTCAACGACACGCTCGGCCACGCCACCGGCGACCGGCTGCTCTGCCTGGTCGCCGGGCGCATCAGCGCCTGCCTGCGCGAGGCCGACACCGTGGCCCGGCTCGGCGGCGACGAGTTCGCGATCCTGATGCCCGGCGTGAAATGCCCCGCGGCGACGGAGCTGATCGCGCACCTGCTGATCCGCGTGATCGGGCTGCCCTGCGGCATCGACGGGCGGCAGCTTGTGGTCGGCGCCAGCATCGGCGCCGCCTTCGCCCCCGCCGGCGCCGCCAGCCCGGACAGTCTGATGCGGCAGGCCGACATGGCGCTGTACCGGGCCAAGGAGAGCGGGCGCGGCTGCTACCGTCGCTTCGAGCCGGAGATGGAGCGGCGCCTGCGGGTGCGGCAGAGCCTGGAGGCCGACCTGCGCGGCGCCCTCGGCCGCGGCGAGTTCGAACTGCACTACCAGCCGATCGTCAGCCTCACGACCCCGCCGGAGGTCTGCTTCGAGGCGCTGCTGCGCTGGCGCCGCCCCGGGCGTGACCTGGTGCCGCCCGGCAGCTTCATCAGTGTGCTCGAGGAAACCGGGCTGATCGCCCCGGTCGGCGCCTGGGCATTGCGCACCGCCTGCGCCGATGCCGCGGGCTGGCCTGCTTCGGTGCGGGTCGCCGTCAATGTCTCGCCCGCGCAGTTCCGCAGCGGGACGCTGGTGGCGGAGGTCGAGGCGGCGCTGGCGGAATCGCGGCTGCCGGCGGCGCGGCTGGACCTCGAGATCACCGAGGCGGCGATCCTCACCGACGACGCCGCCATCCTCGCCACCCTGCACCGGCTGCGCGCCTCCGGGATCCGGGTGGCGCTGGATGATTTCGGCACCGGCTATTCCTCGCTGAGCTACCTGCGCCACTTCCCGCTCGACAAGCTCAAGATCGACCGGTCCTTCGTCGTCGGCCTCGACAGCTCGCACGCCTCGGCCTCGATCGTGCGGGCCATCGTCACCCTGGCCCGCAGCCTGGGCCTGGTCAGCATCGCCGAGGGCGTGGAGACGCCGGAGCAGTTGCACCACCTGCGCCGGCTCGGCTGTGACGAGATCCAGGGCCATCTCTTCGCCGCGCCGCGCCCGAACGAGGAAGTGCCGGCGATGCTGCGGCGGATCCACGAATACACACTTCTGGAGACATGGATCCACCTGTCGAGGCCTTATGGCCGCGCCCAGGAATAA
- a CDS encoding FUSC family protein: MNAMLPVSTRLTRTCAAVLQAGPNFLRTPAMKVDADAILFSAKSFAAAMLAYYLSLRIGLPKPFWAIVTVYIVSQTSAGASFSRGVYRFAGTFIGAIATVAIVPNFVNDPIVCSVILAGWIGLCLFFSLLDRTPRAYAFVLAGYTASLIGFPGVLDPSAIFDTASLRVQEISIGILCAVLIHRYVLPKPMTGHFTGRLSATLQDARRLAGDALTGTPEENRKDRHQLAVDLLTLQGLATHLPYDPASVTPRRGTLQLIHDRLARLLPLTAEIEDRVHFLGMGDGDTADDLTTLVGDVRAWIATTEADDGETAATRLIGRARSVQKHLGTDAATLGDSVGANLAGHLAEMIGLLHDCDRLRQSMNASWRPRKTASLHGPKRARGYVYHRDPWMAARAALGCIVGILSGCAFWIWSAWPEGGTAVSILGVCCTLFGSFDAPVPFVVKYIVGSIYGVLISLVYSFAILPQVTNFAVLVAVLAPAFLLAGSLQARLPTTFMAMGITLTIPILSGLGTNYTGDFAACLNTVIALFAAVGFGAVSMSLFQTVPVHVAINRLLHLSRRDVGRRALGGAPNEARWTSLMIDRTALLLPRLRASGKTCANVLDDTLRHLRIGYVAGQLRKTIPQTKGEAGAATGDLLSAITVYFSVRSPTTPADFIDLDQRIETLMAMMMDSSYKSRSRVFDLLIDLRFALGSGGTVKGGASGS; the protein is encoded by the coding sequence ATGAACGCGATGCTGCCCGTAAGTACCCGCTTGACCAGGACCTGTGCAGCAGTGCTGCAGGCGGGACCGAACTTCCTTCGCACGCCCGCCATGAAGGTGGATGCGGACGCGATCCTCTTTTCGGCGAAGAGTTTCGCCGCCGCGATGCTGGCCTATTATCTTTCGCTACGAATAGGGCTGCCCAAGCCGTTCTGGGCCATCGTTACAGTCTACATCGTCTCTCAGACATCCGCCGGAGCATCATTCAGTCGTGGCGTGTATCGCTTTGCCGGCACGTTCATTGGCGCGATAGCGACGGTAGCGATCGTTCCGAATTTCGTGAACGATCCAATCGTGTGCAGCGTTATCCTCGCTGGCTGGATTGGTCTGTGCCTGTTTTTCTCGCTGCTTGATCGCACGCCGCGAGCCTATGCCTTCGTTCTTGCTGGCTATACGGCGAGCCTGATCGGTTTTCCGGGCGTGCTTGATCCCAGTGCGATTTTCGACACTGCCTCTCTGCGCGTTCAGGAAATTTCCATCGGGATTCTCTGCGCGGTTCTGATCCATCGCTACGTCCTGCCGAAGCCGATGACGGGCCACTTTACCGGCAGGCTGTCGGCGACGCTGCAGGACGCTCGCCGGCTTGCGGGCGACGCGCTGACGGGAACGCCGGAAGAAAACCGTAAAGATCGTCACCAGCTTGCTGTTGACCTCCTGACGCTGCAGGGGCTTGCGACGCATCTGCCATATGATCCCGCATCTGTGACGCCACGGCGCGGGACATTGCAACTGATCCACGATCGTCTCGCCAGGCTGCTTCCCCTCACGGCTGAAATCGAAGACCGGGTACATTTTCTCGGCATGGGTGACGGCGATACGGCTGATGACCTGACCACATTGGTTGGTGATGTCCGGGCCTGGATCGCAACCACTGAGGCGGATGATGGGGAGACGGCGGCAACTCGGCTGATTGGGCGCGCACGATCGGTCCAGAAACATTTGGGCACAGATGCGGCAACCCTGGGCGACAGTGTTGGCGCCAATCTGGCCGGCCATCTGGCCGAAATGATTGGCCTGCTTCATGACTGCGACAGGCTCAGGCAGAGCATGAACGCCAGTTGGCGCCCACGAAAAACGGCGTCGCTTCACGGGCCGAAACGTGCAAGGGGGTACGTCTATCACCGTGATCCATGGATGGCGGCCCGCGCAGCGCTGGGCTGCATCGTCGGTATCCTCAGCGGCTGCGCCTTCTGGATATGGTCGGCCTGGCCGGAGGGCGGAACGGCAGTCTCCATTCTCGGCGTATGCTGCACCTTGTTCGGCAGCTTCGACGCGCCTGTGCCATTTGTCGTCAAATATATCGTCGGTTCTATCTACGGGGTGCTGATCAGCCTCGTCTACAGCTTCGCCATCCTTCCCCAGGTAACGAACTTCGCAGTTCTTGTCGCGGTCCTTGCCCCGGCATTCCTGTTGGCTGGCTCTCTGCAGGCGCGGCTGCCGACGACGTTCATGGCGATGGGCATCACTCTCACCATTCCGATCCTCTCGGGACTGGGTACCAATTACACTGGTGACTTCGCCGCCTGCCTCAACACCGTGATCGCGCTCTTTGCGGCGGTCGGTTTCGGGGCGGTCAGCATGTCTCTGTTCCAGACCGTGCCGGTGCACGTCGCGATCAATCGGCTGCTTCACCTCAGTCGACGGGATGTTGGTCGCCGCGCTCTGGGCGGCGCACCAAACGAAGCGCGCTGGACAAGCCTGATGATCGACCGAACGGCGCTGCTGTTGCCGAGGCTGCGGGCGTCCGGGAAAACATGTGCAAACGTCCTTGACGATACCCTGCGCCATCTTCGCATCGGGTATGTCGCCGGTCAGCTTCGCAAGACGATCCCGCAGACAAAGGGCGAGGCCGGCGCTGCAACAGGCGACCTTCTTTCCGCGATCACCGTGTACTTCAGCGTCAGGAGTCCGACAACGCCTGCCGATTTTATCGACCTCGATCAGCGCATTGAGACATTGATGGCGATGATGATGGACAGCTCATACAAAAGCCGGTCGCGGGTATTCGATCTGCTCATCGACCTCCGTTTCGCACTCGGCTCCGGTGGAACGGTAAAGGGAGGCGCATCCGGCTCATGA
- a CDS encoding AraC family transcriptional regulator: protein MPVLRSAVSVFDPDLTFLPAVAHKLDFSEHEAEVPLHVHRKGQLILALHGAVTCTAGNEIWIVPPNCGVWIPGGVPHSARATANARLNYLFVEPEAAKLPENSCTLSISSMIREMVERLARERADYIAGSHAARIARVLLDELAEMPRERFNLPISGHPKIRAIADALTAEPSNRSTLSDWAKRVAMSDRSLARLLIRETGLTFGRWRQQLHLVVALRELASGETVQNVAAGLGYESVNAFITMFKKALGRTPAQYFAQRSTPTHPA from the coding sequence ATGCCGGTGTTGCGATCTGCCGTTAGCGTTTTTGATCCCGACCTCACCTTTCTGCCTGCGGTCGCCCATAAGCTCGATTTCTCCGAGCATGAGGCTGAAGTGCCTTTGCATGTGCATCGCAAGGGGCAGTTGATCCTGGCCCTGCACGGAGCCGTCACCTGCACTGCGGGCAATGAAATCTGGATCGTACCCCCCAATTGCGGGGTATGGATTCCGGGCGGTGTGCCGCACAGCGCCCGCGCAACTGCAAATGCGCGGCTCAACTATCTGTTCGTGGAGCCGGAAGCAGCAAAACTGCCTGAGAACAGTTGCACACTTTCGATTTCATCAATGATCCGGGAAATGGTCGAGCGCCTTGCCCGCGAGCGTGCGGATTACATTGCCGGCAGCCATGCCGCCCGGATTGCGCGCGTGCTACTGGACGAACTCGCGGAAATGCCACGTGAGCGGTTCAATCTGCCGATTTCCGGTCATCCAAAGATCCGGGCGATCGCCGATGCTCTGACAGCGGAGCCCTCGAACCGAAGCACCTTGAGCGATTGGGCGAAGCGGGTCGCGATGAGTGACAGATCATTGGCGCGGCTGTTGATCCGCGAGACAGGGCTGACGTTCGGACGCTGGCGACAGCAACTGCACCTCGTTGTCGCCCTTCGTGAGCTGGCGAGTGGCGAGACGGTGCAGAATGTTGCAGCCGGACTCGGGTACGAATCAGTGAACGCATTTATTACAATGTTCAAGAAGGCGCTAGGACGCACCCCCGCTCAGTACTTTGCGCAACGTAGTACCCCCACGCACCCAGCCTGA
- a CDS encoding DUF1656 domain-containing protein — MIVDFNFGGVFIPGLVVLAFIALIATIATMRCFAATGISRLFAYRPLVEIATFLIICGLLMQYLPLIGRLS, encoded by the coding sequence ATGATCGTTGATTTTAATTTCGGAGGCGTCTTCATCCCCGGTCTGGTGGTCCTCGCGTTCATCGCGCTGATCGCCACCATCGCAACGATGCGCTGCTTCGCCGCTACCGGCATCTCCCGCCTGTTCGCTTATCGGCCACTCGTCGAAATCGCCACCTTTCTCATCATCTGCGGTCTGCTCATGCAGTACCTGCCACTGATCGGACGATTGTCGTGA
- a CDS encoding efflux RND transporter periplasmic adaptor subunit: MKPFLSLLGRYALTLCVVFLSTFVAVQAWGRYERAPWTRDGRVGVDVVQIAPEVSGTIRSVPVADNQYVKRGDILYEIDPERLRLAVALAEADVEARRQDMIVRQATARRQRQLKDVVSQEAVQQSGGAAAVASAAYQAAVATLELAKLDLARSTIRSPIDGYVTNLRLRPGDYATAGTTRVAILDASRFWITGYFEETKIQKIRVGNPAQIMLMGFDQPATGHVESIGRGIENSNDAPGHLGLPNVAATFSWVRLAQRIPVRIHIDRVPSGVELAAGMTATVEITPADVQANTSRRP; the protein is encoded by the coding sequence GTGAAACCTTTTCTGTCCCTGCTCGGCCGATATGCCCTGACCCTTTGCGTCGTATTTTTATCCACCTTTGTCGCCGTGCAGGCGTGGGGCCGTTACGAGCGAGCGCCCTGGACCCGCGATGGCAGGGTCGGCGTGGATGTCGTGCAGATCGCGCCGGAAGTCTCCGGTACGATCCGCTCCGTGCCTGTGGCCGATAATCAGTATGTTAAACGGGGTGACATTCTCTACGAGATCGACCCCGAGCGGCTTCGGCTGGCAGTGGCACTGGCGGAGGCTGACGTCGAAGCGAGACGTCAGGATATGATCGTTCGTCAGGCGACCGCACGGCGGCAGCGCCAACTCAAGGATGTTGTTTCACAGGAAGCCGTCCAGCAATCCGGCGGGGCGGCAGCGGTGGCCAGCGCTGCCTATCAGGCCGCAGTGGCAACACTTGAGCTGGCGAAACTCGATCTTGCCCGCTCGACGATCCGTTCACCGATCGATGGATATGTCACCAATTTGAGGCTTCGGCCCGGCGACTATGCAACGGCGGGCACGACCAGGGTCGCTATCCTCGATGCGTCCAGATTCTGGATCACCGGTTATTTTGAGGAGACTAAAATTCAGAAAATCCGCGTTGGAAACCCAGCGCAGATCATGCTGATGGGCTTTGATCAGCCAGCGACTGGCCATGTCGAAAGTATCGGTCGCGGTATCGAGAACAGCAACGACGCGCCGGGTCATCTCGGCCTGCCCAATGTAGCGGCGACATTTTCCTGGGTGCGCCTTGCCCAGCGCATACCGGTCCGCATCCATATCGATCGAGTGCCTTCAGGCGTTGAACTGGCTGCGGGTATGACAGCGACCGTCGAGATCACCCCCGCCGACGTTCAAGCGAACACGAGTAGGCGGCCATGA
- a CDS encoding IclR family transcriptional regulator yields MDDKTIPGAQTLFRGLAVIEAVAAGARTLASIGGAIGCTRSTTQRLASALLQAGYLRNDPGRGYVLGPKLIQFGFQAREQMPLAAIARPHLEALAARTEDTVHLGIPEGSEVLYLDKLPGQRGLEMRSRVGHRMPIALTGVGKALMLDMDAAEWRRLYDVGLHHPGSRGTPLPWPEYRARMEGYRAAGATIDLAENEIGIHCVAAPVRDAGGGIVAAISVASAAPYMSEARMQSLVPDVIAAARAVSRELGWKVGTTGQDAA; encoded by the coding sequence ATGGACGACAAAACCATCCCCGGCGCGCAGACATTGTTCCGTGGCCTCGCGGTGATCGAGGCGGTCGCCGCCGGGGCGCGCACCCTGGCTTCCATCGGCGGCGCGATCGGCTGCACCCGCAGCACCACCCAGCGCCTGGCCAGCGCGCTGCTGCAGGCCGGCTACCTGCGCAACGACCCGGGCCGGGGCTACGTGCTCGGCCCCAAGCTGATCCAGTTCGGCTTCCAGGCGCGCGAACAGATGCCGCTCGCCGCCATCGCCCGGCCGCATCTGGAAGCCCTGGCCGCGCGGACGGAGGACACGGTGCATCTGGGCATCCCCGAAGGCAGCGAGGTGCTCTATCTCGACAAGCTGCCGGGACAGCGCGGCCTGGAGATGCGCAGCCGCGTCGGCCATCGCATGCCGATCGCGCTGACCGGCGTCGGCAAGGCGCTGATGCTCGACATGGACGCGGCCGAATGGCGCCGGCTGTACGATGTCGGGCTGCACCATCCGGGCAGCCGCGGCACGCCGCTGCCCTGGCCGGAATACCGTGCGCGCATGGAAGGCTACCGCGCCGCCGGCGCCACCATCGATCTCGCCGAGAACGAGATCGGCATCCATTGCGTCGCCGCCCCGGTGCGCGATGCCGGGGGCGGCATCGTCGCCGCCATCAGCGTGGCCAGTGCCGCGCCCTACATGTCCGAGGCCCGCATGCAAAGCCTGGTTCCCGATGTCATCGCCGCCGCCCGCGCGGTGTCCCGCGAGCTTGGCTGGAAAGTGGGCACCACCGGACAGGACGCGGCGTGA
- a CDS encoding META domain-containing protein, which yields MSQDEFSLLRDGLENHRWLLVSYGGHPVLDGTRITAAFRDGRVSGTAGCNSYSASYERSARELDIGPAISTRIYCTGPEGVMTQERDYLGLLESAARYRVGGDRLTIADATGYSILEYRQSIDL from the coding sequence TTGTCACAGGACGAATTCAGCCTGCTTCGGGACGGCCTTGAGAACCATCGCTGGCTGCTGGTGTCGTATGGCGGGCATCCCGTGCTGGACGGCACCAGGATCACCGCGGCGTTCAGGGACGGGCGGGTGAGCGGGACGGCCGGGTGCAATTCCTATTCGGCGTCCTATGAACGCTCGGCCAGGGAACTGGACATCGGCCCGGCCATCAGCACAAGGATCTATTGCACCGGCCCGGAGGGGGTCATGACCCAGGAGAGGGATTACCTCGGCCTGCTGGAAAGCGCCGCCCGCTACCGGGTCGGAGGAGACCGGCTCACCATCGCCGATGCGACCGGATATTCGATCCTGGAATACCGCCAGAGCATTGATCTTTGA
- a CDS encoding putative bifunctional diguanylate cyclase/phosphodiesterase, whose amino-acid sequence MPAVPSFPLAFWFHGPRPPPPDAVQVQLALPLLQRTASLVLAHFALLLLCGIAVARIDAAWPWLFLVANLAAVTARLVVLRRLRASHEAGLPRGILAATRDYCLVGGLWAGLGGGFSYLGITQEGDEPLRLLVTVVALATASGAGSRNAATPRFALLQVVAWLLPLALGAAEVGCWSIAGLVLLYIIALASLIQRHFGDLLALASVARAKDALAGRLAVTLGNMKQGLALYDAEGRLQLVNRRFHDAFALPPDSLSPGMTEAEVAARCEVQAEDWVGAGASGPGWAEGLLTTRAGRAVAVSRQALADGGWVVTCEDVTERRRDEARITHMARHDSLTGLPNRAMFRERMEAAVARLGRGEPFVLLCLDLDGFKAVNDTRGHATGDRLLCMVAERIQACLREIDTVARLGGDEFAILLPRAQCHADVELIATRLIGTVGAPYPIDGRQAVIGVSIGAAFAPADGSLPDRLMRQADLALYRAKESGRGRFCRFEPEMEQRLQARRSLEAELRGALDRGEFELHYQPIVAVETTRVVRLEALLRWRHPVRGLLAPEGFIAALEDAGLSGTVSEWVLRRACADAMLWPDGLGVAVHCALARFRGDALAGSIAAALRETGLAPARLELEVTEAVIGGGDAGVAAALGRIRGLGVRVALDDFGTGTFSLGTLHTLPLDRVKIDRSFVGSLGTSNVAESIMQAIVTLARSLDFGTTAEGVDTAEQLRHVRRIGCDEAQGHVFSAPCPGADVPAMLRGIAARLEDVAPERG is encoded by the coding sequence ATGCCAGCCGTCCCTTCGTTCCCACTGGCATTCTGGTTCCACGGGCCGCGGCCGCCACCGCCCGATGCCGTGCAGGTGCAGCTCGCCCTGCCGCTGCTGCAGCGCACCGCCTCGCTGGTGCTGGCGCATTTCGCCCTGCTGCTGCTCTGCGGCATCGCCGTGGCCCGGATCGACGCCGCCTGGCCCTGGCTGTTCCTGGTCGCCAACCTCGCCGCCGTGACGGCGCGGCTGGTGGTGCTGCGGCGCCTGCGGGCCAGCCACGAGGCCGGGCTGCCGCGTGGCATCCTCGCCGCCACCCGTGATTATTGCCTGGTCGGCGGGCTCTGGGCGGGGCTCGGCGGCGGCTTCAGCTATCTCGGCATCACCCAGGAGGGCGACGAGCCGCTGCGGCTGCTGGTGACGGTGGTGGCGCTCGCCACCGCCAGCGGCGCCGGCTCGCGCAACGCCGCCACCCCGCGCTTCGCCCTGCTGCAGGTGGTCGCCTGGCTGCTGCCGCTCGCCCTTGGCGCGGCCGAGGTCGGCTGCTGGAGCATCGCCGGGCTGGTGCTGCTCTACATCATCGCCCTGGCCTCGCTGATCCAGCGGCATTTCGGCGACCTGCTCGCGTTGGCCTCGGTTGCGCGCGCCAAGGACGCGCTGGCGGGGCGGCTCGCGGTGACGCTCGGCAACATGAAGCAGGGGCTGGCGCTGTACGACGCGGAAGGGCGGCTGCAACTGGTCAACCGCCGCTTCCACGACGCCTTCGCCCTGCCCCCGGACAGCCTCTCGCCCGGCATGACGGAAGCCGAGGTGGCGGCGCGCTGCGAGGTGCAGGCCGAGGACTGGGTCGGGGCCGGAGCCTCCGGGCCGGGCTGGGCGGAGGGGCTGCTGACCACGCGCGCCGGCCGCGCCGTCGCGGTGTCGCGCCAGGCGCTGGCCGATGGCGGCTGGGTGGTCACCTGCGAGGACGTCACCGAGCGCCGCCGCGACGAGGCGCGCATCACCCACATGGCCCGCCACGACAGCCTCACCGGCCTGCCCAACCGCGCCATGTTCCGCGAGCGGATGGAAGCCGCGGTGGCGCGGCTGGGCCGCGGCGAGCCGTTCGTGCTGCTGTGCCTCGACCTCGACGGGTTCAAGGCGGTCAACGACACGCGCGGCCACGCCACCGGCGACCGGCTGCTCTGCATGGTCGCCGAGCGCATCCAGGCCTGCCTGCGCGAGATCGACACCGTGGCCCGGCTCGGCGGCGACGAATTCGCCATCCTGCTGCCGCGCGCGCAATGCCATGCCGACGTGGAGCTGATCGCGACGCGGCTGATCGGCACGGTCGGCGCCCCCTATCCGATCGACGGCCGGCAGGCGGTGATCGGCGTCAGCATCGGCGCCGCCTTCGCCCCCGCGGATGGCAGCCTGCCGGACCGGCTGATGCGCCAGGCCGATCTCGCGCTGTATCGCGCCAAGGAAAGCGGGCGCGGCCGCTTCTGCCGCTTCGAGCCGGAGATGGAGCAGCGCCTGCAGGCGCGGCGCAGCCTGGAGGCGGAGCTGCGCGGTGCCCTCGACCGTGGCGAGTTCGAACTGCACTACCAGCCGATCGTCGCGGTGGAAACGACCCGGGTGGTGCGGCTGGAGGCGCTGCTGCGCTGGCGCCATCCCGTGCGGGGCCTGCTCGCCCCCGAGGGCTTCATCGCGGCACTCGAGGATGCCGGCCTGAGCGGCACGGTGAGCGAGTGGGTGCTGCGCCGGGCCTGTGCCGATGCGATGCTCTGGCCCGACGGCCTCGGCGTCGCCGTGCACTGCGCGCTCGCCCGGTTCCGCGGCGACGCCCTCGCCGGCAGCATCGCCGCCGCGCTCAGGGAGACCGGGCTGGCGCCGGCGCGGCTGGAGCTGGAGGTCACCGAGGCCGTCATCGGCGGCGGTGACGCGGGCGTCGCGGCGGCGCTCGGGCGGATCCGCGGCCTGGGGGTGCGGGTGGCGCTGGATGATTTCGGCACCGGCACCTTCTCGCTCGGCACGCTGCACACCCTTCCGCTCGACCGGGTCAAGATCGACCGCAGCTTCGTCGGCAGCCTCGGCACCTCCAACGTCGCCGAATCGATCATGCAGGCCATCGTCACCCTGGCCCGCAGCCTCGATTTCGGCACCACCGCCGAGGGTGTCGACACCGCCGAGCAGTTGCGCCACGTCCGCCGGATCGGCTGCGACGAGGCGCAGGGCCATGTCTTCAGCGCCCCCTGCCCGGGCGCGGACGTGCCTGCCATGCTGCGCGGCATCGCCGCGCGGCTGGAGGACGTGGCGCCGGAACGCGGCTGA